gagaaTTATGTTTAAAATCATATCTaacattatgattaattaaataaaaatgcgtaagaaagttaaatttttaacttatacTTTTACATGGCCTAACAACAATTGACATAACTTCCAAGAGCATGTTTGTATTCGATAACAAATCCCGTTTTCTCGTTCTAAAAATTCTGTCTTTtgtgaattgttttttttttctttcaaaaatcatatatttcaaaACGACACATTTATCCATTTGATCGATCATAAAAACAAGATCTAAGGTAGACGTgatcatgtttttattataaacagGATGACAACTGTATATATATTTAGCGAAATGCTGGCACTATTAGGAAAGACAACTGTACAAAAATTATGTGGTTTGTTTTCATTTGCCAATCTATTCAAACATCCactgaatgttttttttttccaaacaaaTAGCATACACCAAAACAAAgacaaactaatttttttataatatttttgtatgcAAACAACTTGGCACAGACAAGAATGTCTTTCGTATTAACAATATTTCCCTAAAAtcttcataaaaattataatcctCCCCTTCAActccaaaaaatagaaaaaatcaacaaagataGACTAGACTGAGGTGTACaaaataaacacacaaaaaaagagtCATATGATAAGTTACACAAATAAAGAACCAACCTCTGATCTAATAATGCTTATTACTTCACTCCTACCAAAAACCTAACATATATAGAGTatagaaagaaaattgaaattgaacccAACATTTCATTCTCACAAATAATCCTCCAATGATATGTCTGAGGGTACATCATATCCGAAAACCATAGAGTAATCATCCAATTCTTCAGAAATGAACTTTGGGATCCTCCAGCCCTTTCCAATCTCACTCTCTTGGCCACTGGTTAGCAGCTCTAATACCTGTGTAaaaccaaagaagaaaaaacagaaaataaaggaAGATTCATTTAGGTGATGTGTATCTTGTTGAGACTCAGAAACTCAAACATACGACTATTATTGTTCATTCACCTCACTCATTGGGGGACGCCACGTGGCAGTTTGTCTCACACAGTATGAAGCCGTTAGAACTACCCTATGCAGTTGCTCTCCATCATATTTTCCTTCCATTCTTGGATCAGCTAGCTCAGCAATATTCCCTGATTCCATAAGAGGCTTTGCCTATATGTTACAAAAGTATATTAATGTCTTGCTTAACCAATTTATACATGTATGTTCTAGTGGATTATGGTTCGGTAATAATTCTTAAATGGAGTAAATTTAGCATGGGACACATTAGTCCCTAATAACATAAAATTCTCACACTAATCTCTACAAAAGTGGTCACATTATTCCTTTCCAGCAGGACAAATGTGTCCCAACCAAAGATTAATGTCATCTCTATTTGCATTACTAAAATTTTCAGGAAGAATTTAAGTGCATACTCTTCCTAATTTGTTAATCAGCAACATTTGTGAATTGTGATACTCTATAAGGGAATGAAAGGTATGATTACCCATAGGAGAAGGTTTTGCTTCGATGAATCAACAGGTCTCCGTCCAGTTACAATCTCCAAAAGTAGGATTCCAAATGCAAAAACATCTGTTTTCTCATCCACGATTCCATGCATAAAGTACTCTGGCGCTAAGTATCCAAATGTGCCCTCTACGGGGATCACAGCATGGTGGGTCCACTTGTTAGGAAGCCACTTTGCAAGCCCAAAATCGGTAATCTAAATAGACGTTCAAAAAGTAAAAGTGTAAGTTGATTGAATTGAATCACGTGAAAACAATATTGTTTTACCAACTCCaaatgtttgaatttgatttgagTACTATTCTATTTCTACCTGTGGTTCATAATCAGGACCCAGAAGAACATTAGAGGCTTTAATGTCACGGTGAATTATTCGGTGTTTACAACATTTGTGAAGATAATGAAGACCCCTTGCAACACCAATGGCAATTTTGTATCTGATTGGCCAGTCTAGTGAATCTCCTGCTTTACctgataaatgataataatcCAATGCATTACTCTCAAATGACATAAAAAACAATACATgctgaaaaatgaaataaaataaggaaTTGGAATACGAGACTTTTATACCATGGAGTGTAGTAGCCAAATTTCCATTTTGAGAGTAATTGAGAATCAGATAAAGCCCATTTTCAATGCAGCAGCCCACTAAAGTTGCAGTATTGGGATGGCAGACATGTCCAATAACACCCAACTCCATAAGAAACTCTTTTTCCTTGTTAGGATCCTTGTTGTCCTTGGCCAACCTCTTCACAGCAATGCTTCGTCCATCTGAAAGATCACCTTTGTATACTTCCGAGTACCCACCTCGTCCAACCAAATTATctgttgtttaaaaaaaatgaaaaagaaattaggaCTCTTATTACAATGTTTCCTAGTAGCTTAAAATAGCTTCCAGAGcccacaaataattaaaaaaaaagaagaaaaaacttagATAAAATTTCCTAAGTGATGTAAGTGTTGCTCCTATCAGAATTGAACTATCATCTTTGCTGTTCATTCAATAAAGGGTTGCATTAAAGGATAACACACATTATTGAAGAGACAGTCTAATTCTGATTagagaataacaaaattttaaagataCTTGAGAAAATGTATCCAAGTTTAGTTCAAAAAAACTAACATACCTCGGTGGAAGTCTTTGGTAGCATTGGATATCTGTTCATAGCTGAAGCACTTCAACAAAGGCTGACGCTTTTCATTTTTGGATATGCTAAAGTTTTTGCTTCTAAATGGTGAAGCAAGGAATGAGGCTATGAACCTGAACGAGAACTGTGGTTTTCTTATCTTGGATCGCCTCTTAGAATCCGATGACGATGGGGTATACGTGGTGCTTGAGACCCTAGTGCTGAAGGTATCATCTTCAGTGCTGTTCGATTGTCCCTCTAGACCATTTAGTACTGTTCTTGGTGAACGGTTCTGAGCCTTGCTTCCTGATATATAATCCTTTAGAACAGGGGAGGTACCCTTGCCATATTGGTTATCCTTCTTAAACCATCTTGAACTTGGTTGTCTTTTATCTGCTAGTGAAAAGATACAAGGTATCTCTTATTTAAGGGACTGGTTATCCATTgtaatttgtattttgttaCATTATTTCTGAGAACTGAATTACCTTGAAAACGTGTTGAGTTTGAATTGGCACTTTGATTTGCCTTTGTAAGTCTCCCAACTGAGACCATTGTACACCCATCATGTGCATGCTCAAAGCAATACTTGGTAATTCCTTTAGAAGTTCCAAttctaagaagaaaaaaaaaatcaggtttGTCATGCATGATCttcataaagaaaataaataacttttattaCTTATTACATCACTCAGTTCATACTTATTTGTTCGGTTTCTCGAGCCACGGATAAGAAGATAGTCAGCACTGATGGACTTGGCTTCCTCCACTAAACCTTCACCAACTGAGGAATTGAGTGCTACCCTGGCCTCTAAATTAACCTGATAATGATGTTTTCATGAGCATTTAGACTTTAGTAGCTAGCATGTTGTAGTCTAACCGTTGTctgagaatataaaaaaaaaaaaattgctgctTTTATAGATAGGGacattttataatcttatatttaaTCCTGGTGAATTACCTGCTTAGACCAACAGCATTGTACAAATTCTCCAAGCACAGATATAACATAAGCTTTTGCCTGCCTAAGTTGTGATTGCCTTCTTCTGACCGAGACACGCTTCTTCTTGTCCGCAACAActgtaatttaaaaaacttgCAGGCCATTACAACACTAACCGTTCACAGTATGAACAGATAGATGGTTTAATCTATGTCAAATTGTCAATCATTAATATTAGAATCTTAAGTTTAGTGAACTTTATCAAAACACCATTCAATA
This region of Glycine soja cultivar W05 chromosome 17, ASM419377v2, whole genome shotgun sequence genomic DNA includes:
- the LOC114392948 gene encoding probable receptor-like serine/threonine-protein kinase At5g57670 isoform X2, which produces MVLPSPAKILVGLSLDPDDNKELLSWAIRVLANPNDTIVAVHVLVVADKKKRVSVRRRQSQLRQAKAYVISVLGEFVQCCWSKQVNLEARVALNSSVGEGLVEEAKSISADYLLIRGSRNRTNKIGTSKGITKYCFEHAHDGCTMVSVGRLTKANQSANSNSTRFQDKRQPSSRWFKKDNQYGKGTSPVLKDYISGSKAQNRSPRTVLNGLEGQSNSTEDDTFSTRVSSTTYTPSSSDSKRRSKIRKPQFSFRFIASFLASPFRSKNFSISKNEKRQPLLKCFSYEQISNATKDFHRDNLVGRGGYSEVYKGDLSDGRSIAVKRLAKDNKDPNKEKEFLMELGVIGHVCHPNTATLVGCCIENGLYLILNYSQNGNLATTLHGKAGDSLDWPIRYKIAIGVARGLHYLHKCCKHRIIHRDIKASNVLLGPDYEPQITDFGLAKWLPNKWTHHAVIPVEGTFGYLAPEYFMHGIVDEKTDVFAFGILLLEIVTGRRPVDSSKQNLLLWAKPLMESGNIAELADPRMEGKYDGEQLHRVVLTASYCVRQTATWRPPMSEVLELLTSGQESEIGKGWRIPKFISEELDDYSMVFGYDVPSDISLEDYL
- the LOC114392948 gene encoding probable receptor-like serine/threonine-protein kinase At5g57670 isoform X1, coding for MVLPSPAKILVGLSLDPDDNKELLSWAIRVLANPNDTIVAVHVLVVADKKKRVSVRRRQSQLRQAKAYVISVLGEFVQCCWSKQVNLEARVALNSSVGEGLVEEAKSISADYLLIRGSRNRTNKIGTSKGITKYCFEHAHDGCTMVSVGRLTKANQSANSNSTRFQADKRQPSSRWFKKDNQYGKGTSPVLKDYISGSKAQNRSPRTVLNGLEGQSNSTEDDTFSTRVSSTTYTPSSSDSKRRSKIRKPQFSFRFIASFLASPFRSKNFSISKNEKRQPLLKCFSYEQISNATKDFHRDNLVGRGGYSEVYKGDLSDGRSIAVKRLAKDNKDPNKEKEFLMELGVIGHVCHPNTATLVGCCIENGLYLILNYSQNGNLATTLHGKAGDSLDWPIRYKIAIGVARGLHYLHKCCKHRIIHRDIKASNVLLGPDYEPQITDFGLAKWLPNKWTHHAVIPVEGTFGYLAPEYFMHGIVDEKTDVFAFGILLLEIVTGRRPVDSSKQNLLLWAKPLMESGNIAELADPRMEGKYDGEQLHRVVLTASYCVRQTATWRPPMSEVLELLTSGQESEIGKGWRIPKFISEELDDYSMVFGYDVPSDISLEDYL